One Papaver somniferum cultivar HN1 chromosome 10, ASM357369v1, whole genome shotgun sequence genomic window carries:
- the LOC113319734 gene encoding U-box domain-containing protein 8-like produces the protein MATPQFPEDFKCPISLEIMTDPVILSSGHTFDRSSIQRWLDSGNRTCPITKQLLPQNPSLIPNHALRSLISNFSFTCSSSQSKSSPQEPDPQTLISNLTCRSSTPSLHSKIYSLDQLNRLCKSNPFFRQRLTESGAVSTVLNFVGSEDSRLQESALLLLLNLSLDDDNKVGLVAEGAIGRVISALRYGKPNCKAYAATMLTSLAMVEVNKGTIGAYPFAIETLVSLLREGKGRERKEAATALYVLCSFPDNKKRAVECGATPILIEMVNSGMERAIEVMGLLAKCREGREEMGKIDECVMVLIQVLKEGSSRSIICALAVLNSLCSHSEEISLEVRRKGVLEICLGLAEDDNDKISRNASNLVQTLRRCLSRA, from the coding sequence ATGGCGACTCCACAGTTTCCAGAAGACTTCAAATGTCCAATTTCATTAGAAATAATGACAGACCCAGTAATCCTTTCATCTGGACATACTTTTGATCGATCTTCAATTCAGAGATGGTTAGATTCTGGAAACAGAACTTGTCCAATAACTAAACAACTTCTACCTCAAAATCCATCTCTTATACCTAATCATGCTTTAAGAAGTCTCATTTCTAATTTCTCTTTTACTTGTTCATCTTCACAATCAAAATCATCACCTCAAGAACCAGATCCGCAAACCCTTATATCTAATCTCACTTGTCGTTCTTCAACTCCTTCTCTTCACTCGAAAATTTACTCGCTTGATCAACTTAATCGTCTCTGTAAATCAAACCCTTTCTTCCGCCAAAGACTGACAGAGTCTGGTGCTGTTTCAACGGTATTGAATTTTGTTGGTTCTGAAGATTCGAGATTACAAGAGTCAGCTTTACTGTTGTTATTGAATCTTAGTTTAGATGATGATAACAAAGTTGGTTTAGTAGCAGAAGGAGCAATTGGTAGAGTTATATCAGCTTTAAGATATGGGAAACCAAATTGTAAAGCGTATGCTGCGACTATGTTGACGAGTTTGGCTATGGTGGAAGTAAATAAAGGAACAATTGGTGCTTATCCGTTTGCTATTGAGACCTTAGTTTCTCTTCTTAGAGAAGGAAAAggtagagaaagaaaagaagctgCTACTGCACTGTATGTACTTTGTTCATTTCCTGATAATAAGAAGAGAGCTGTTGAATGTGGGGCAACTCCTATTCTGATTGAAATGGTTAATTCTGGTATGGAGAGAGCAATTGAAGTTATGGGTTTATTGGCAAAATGCAGGGAAGGAAGAGAAGAAATGGGAAAAATTGATGAATGTGTTATGGTGTTAATTCAAGTATTGAAGGAAGGGAGTAGTAGGAGTATAATTTGTGCTTTAGCTGTTTTGAATTCACTTTGTTCTCATAGTGAAGAGATTAGTTTGGAAGTGAGGAGAAAAGGGGTTTTAGAAATTTGTTTGGGGTTGGCTGAAGATGATAATGATAAGATTAGCAGAAATGCTTCCAATTTGGTTCAAACTCTAAGGAGGTGTTTATCTAGAGCTTGA